The Thermus brockianus genome window below encodes:
- the rocF gene encoding arginase: MPPMERVAVVGVPMDLGAGRRGVDMGPSALRYARLLEELEALGYLVEDLGDVRVPVAETLRGRKGPYLEEIRQAALDLKERLRALPEGVFPIVLGGDHSLSMGSVSGVAKGRLGVIWVDAHADFNTPETSPSGNIHGMPLAVLSGLGYTRLTEVFQAVDPRDVVLIGVRSLDPGERRLLREMGVRVYTMHEVDRLGIARIAEEALAYLDGLPLHVSLDADVLDPTLAPGVGTPVPGGLTYREAHLLMEILAQTGRVRSLDLVEVNPILDERNRTAEMMVGLALSLLGKRIL, encoded by the coding sequence ATGCCCCCCATGGAACGGGTAGCGGTGGTTGGGGTGCCCATGGACCTGGGGGCGGGAAGGCGCGGGGTGGACATGGGGCCTTCCGCCCTGCGCTACGCCCGGCTTTTGGAGGAACTGGAAGCCTTGGGCTACCTGGTGGAGGACTTAGGGGACGTGCGGGTGCCCGTGGCGGAAACCCTTAGGGGGCGCAAGGGGCCCTACCTGGAGGAGATCCGCCAGGCGGCCCTGGACCTAAAGGAGAGGCTTCGCGCCTTGCCCGAAGGGGTTTTCCCCATCGTCCTTGGGGGGGACCACTCCCTTTCCATGGGCTCGGTTTCCGGCGTGGCCAAGGGGCGGCTTGGGGTTATCTGGGTGGACGCCCACGCCGACTTCAACACCCCGGAGACGAGCCCTTCCGGGAACATCCACGGCATGCCCCTGGCGGTGCTCTCCGGGCTAGGCTACACCCGGCTCACGGAGGTTTTCCAGGCGGTGGACCCCAGGGACGTGGTCCTCATCGGGGTGCGGAGCCTGGACCCCGGGGAGAGGCGGCTTCTGCGGGAGATGGGGGTCAGGGTCTACACCATGCACGAGGTGGACCGCCTGGGCATCGCCCGCATTGCCGAGGAGGCCTTGGCCTACCTGGACGGCCTACCCCTGCACGTTTCCCTGGATGCGGACGTCCTGGACCCCACCCTGGCCCCCGGGGTGGGCACCCCGGTGCCGGGAGGGCTTACCTACCGGGAGGCCCACCTCCTCATGGAAATCCTCGCCCAGACCGGGCGGGTGCGAAGCCTGGACCTGGTGGAGGTGAACCCCATCCTGGACGAGCGGAACCGCACGGCGGAGATGATGGTGGGCCTGGCTTTGAGCCTTTTGGGCAAGCGCATCCTCTAG
- a CDS encoding NADH-quinone oxidoreductase subunit N, translated as MTLLVLAGFSVVLTLLGFFVSVPAFKRLTILGLSLGLLALLLTWGRAEAFGPYQVDGVSRTFTLLALLGALWTVGLVRTRRFEFYLLVLYAATGMHLLASTQNLVLMLVALEALSLPLYALATWRRGAGLEAALKYFLLGALAAAFFLYGTALFYGATGSLLAGTPGEGPLYALALALLLVGLGFKVALAPFHFWTPDVYQGSPTPVVLFMATGVKAAAFAALLRVVAPGAGDALALLVALSVLIGNLAALGQKEAKRLLAYSSIAHAGYMALALYTGNAQALGFYLLTYVLATGLAFAVLSEVSPDQVPLERLKGLFHKDPLLGLSLFVAALSLLGLPPLAGFWGKYLVFTEAAKAGQWGLLVLALLTSAVSAYYYLGLALAVFQKGEAEAAPRPLARNVALLVALFLLLLGLFPGTLLPALAAG; from the coding sequence ATGACGCTTTTGGTGCTGGCCGGCTTCTCGGTGGTCCTCACCCTTTTGGGCTTTTTCGTCTCCGTCCCCGCCTTCAAGCGGCTCACCATCCTGGGGCTTTCCCTGGGGCTTCTGGCCCTCCTCCTCACCTGGGGACGGGCGGAGGCCTTTGGCCCTTACCAGGTGGACGGCGTATCCCGGACCTTCACCCTCCTCGCCCTCCTGGGGGCCCTTTGGACCGTGGGGCTCGTGCGCACGCGGCGCTTTGAGTTCTACCTCCTGGTCCTCTACGCCGCCACGGGGATGCACCTCCTCGCCTCCACGCAGAACCTGGTCCTGATGCTGGTGGCCCTCGAGGCCCTCTCCCTCCCCCTCTACGCCCTCGCCACCTGGCGGCGGGGGGCGGGCCTCGAGGCCGCCCTCAAGTACTTCCTCCTGGGGGCCCTGGCTGCCGCCTTCTTCCTTTACGGCACCGCCCTCTTCTACGGGGCCACGGGAAGCCTCCTGGCGGGTACCCCTGGGGAAGGCCCCCTCTACGCCCTGGCCCTGGCCCTCCTCCTGGTGGGGCTCGGCTTCAAGGTGGCCCTGGCCCCCTTCCACTTCTGGACCCCGGACGTCTACCAGGGTAGCCCCACCCCCGTGGTCCTCTTCATGGCCACGGGGGTGAAGGCCGCCGCCTTCGCCGCCCTCCTCCGGGTGGTGGCCCCGGGGGCGGGGGACGCCCTGGCCCTCCTCGTGGCCCTTTCCGTCCTCATCGGCAACCTGGCCGCCTTGGGCCAGAAGGAGGCCAAAAGGCTCCTCGCCTACTCCTCCATTGCCCACGCCGGGTACATGGCCTTGGCCCTTTACACCGGGAACGCCCAAGCCCTGGGCTTCTACCTCCTCACCTACGTCCTGGCCACGGGCCTGGCCTTCGCCGTGCTCTCGGAGGTCTCCCCGGACCAGGTGCCCTTGGAGCGCCTCAAGGGCCTCTTCCACAAGGACCCCCTCCTGGGCCTGAGCCTCTTCGTGGCCGCCCTCTCCCTCCTGGGCCTGCCCCCCTTGGCGGGCTTCTGGGGGAAGTACCTGGTTTTCACGGAGGCGGCCAAGGCGGGGCAGTGGGGGCTTCTGGTCCTGGCCCTCCTCACGAGCGCCGTGAGCGCCTACTACTACCTGGGCCTGGCCCTGGCGGTCTTCCAGAAGGGCGAGGCGGAAGCCGCCCCCAGGCCCCTGGCCCGGAACGTGGCCCTTTTGGTGGCCCTTTTCCTCCTCCTCCTCGGGCTTTTCCCGGGAACGCTGCTTCCCGCCCTGGCGGCGGGCTAG